Within the Tessaracoccus flavescens genome, the region TTCCTGCACCGCGGGAGAGAGTCAGGTAGTCCAGCCCCACGTCGAGCAGGAACTTCAGCCGGGCGTTGATCTCCTTGATCAGCCGCTCGGCGATCGCCGCCTCACGATCGGTGAGGGTGAGCTCGCCGAGGAACTCGGCCGCCTCCCCGATCGACATGTCGGCGAGCTGGGCGATGTTGCGGTCGGCCACCGTGACGCCGAGCGAGGAAGGCTTCAGCCTTGCTCCCCCGCACTCGGGGCAGTTGATCTCGCGCATGTAGCCGCCCCAGCGGTCGCGGGCGGCGTCGGTCTCGGCCTCGTCGTAGCGGCGACGGATGAACGGAATGACGCCCTCGTACTTCTGGGAGAAGGAGCGCACGCGGCCGAAGCGGTTGCGGTACCTGACCACGACGTTGCCCTTCGCGCCGAAGAGCAGCAGCTTGCGCACGGCAGGGGTCAGGTCGATCCACGCCGTCTTCATGGAGAAGCCGTGCTCCTCGCCGAGCGAGGTCAGCACATGCTCGTAGTGGCTCTTGATGGTGGCAGCGCTCCACGGCGCGATGGCGCCTTCGTCGAGCGAGAGGTCCTCGTTGGGGATGATCAGCTCGGGGTCCGGGTCGAGCAGGGTGCCGAGGCCGGAACAGCCGGGACAGGCACCCCAGGGCCCGTTGAAGGAGAACTGCCGCGGCTCCAGCTCGTCGATGTTGACGTCGTGGTCATTGGGGCAGCCCATCTTCTCGGAGAAGCGGCGCTCACGCTCGGGGTCGTCGGCGGGAAGGTCGACGAAGTCGGCGATCACCACGCCCCCGGCGAGTCCGAGCGCCGTCTCGATCGACTCGGTGATCCGCTGCTTTGCGTTCGGCCGCACGACCGCGCGGTCGACGACCACCTCGATGTTGTGCTTGCGGTTCTTGTCGATGGCGGGCAGCTCGGTGAGCGGGAACGTCTCGCCGTCGATGCGCACGCGGCTGTAGCCGTCCCCGACGAGCTGCCGGAACAGCTCGGCGTGCTCGCCCTTTCGCCCGCGGATCAGCGGGGCGAGGATCTGGAAGCGGGTCCCCTCCTCGAGCGCCATGAGCCGGTCGACGATCTGCTGCGGGGTCTGCCTGCCGATGACGGCCCCGCACACCTCGCAGTGCGGCACGCCGATCCGGGCGAACAGGAGACGCAGGTAGTCGTAGACCTCGGTGATGGTGCCGACGGTCGAGCGCGGGTTGCGGCTCGTGGACTTCTGGTCGATCGACACCGCAGGCGAGAGGCCCTCGATGAAGTCGACGTCGGGCTTGTCCATCTGACCGAGGAACATGCGGGCGTAGGCCGAGAGCGACTCGACGTAGCGGCGCTGACCCTCGGCGAAGATGGTGTCGAAGGCCAGCGACGACTTGCCCGATCCGGACAGTCCGGTGAAGACGATCAGCGAGTCCCGAGGGAGGTCGAGGGAGACGTTCTTGAGGTTATGGACGCGTGCGCCACGTACTACGAGCCGATCATTCACGCCCGCAATGGTACGTCTTTGATAACTTGGGGCACATGCCGACCAATCGCGCCATGTTCGCCGAGGTGGTGAACGCGGTCCGCGATCACACAGCACTCATGTTGGGGACGACCATCTCCTACTCCGAGGAAGACTGGGCCGCCCCGACCGGACTCAGCGGATGGACGCGCAGCCACGTCGCGGCGCACCTCGCCGACGGCGCCGACGCGATGTTCCGGGTGATCAAGGGCCTCGAAGACGGGGCGCCCATCCGGATGTACGACTCGGCGAAGGCGAAGCACCGTGCCATCGAGCTCGGCGCGCTGACCAGCCCGCTCGATCTGCAGATCCGGCTCGACACCAGCGCGAGCGCCCTGCAACGCGAGTTCGCTGCGCTCGAGGGAGACACCCGGCCTGTCACTCTCCGCGCCGGGTACCGGATCCCGGCGAATCAGATCCCCCTCGCGCGGCTCGGCGAGGTCGTGCTGCACCACATGGACCTCGGCTCCCACTTCACGACGGCCGACCTGACGCCGGACATCGCCGTCGAACTGCTCGCGTTCAACGTCGAGAGGATCGGCCGCCGCGACGACTACCCGCCCCTGCTGCTCGTCGCGGACGAGGGCTTCGAGGGTTCGGTCGGCCGCGCAGGCTCCCCCACCCGGATGCACGGCCCGGCCGGTGACCTGGTGGCCTGGCTCGTGCGCGGCACCGAGTCGGGACGCATCTACCGCTCCGGGGACGCGGGCGCCTGACCGAGCGTGCGCGCGGATCGAGCGACGGCAGGCCCGAGCCGGGCCCGGTGGCCCTCGGCGTGCTGATCGTGGCTGTCGTCCTGCTTGCCACCGGGATCGTGCTCTCCCTCAGGACACCACTCGCGCTCAGGCTCACCGAGGGCGACTGCATCGCGCTCAGCTCGGGCGAAAGGAGAGCTCGATGCGACCTGCCCGAGTACAAGCTCGCCGAATGCGCAGCGGCCGATTTCCGGATCACCAAGGTCGCGGACGAGTCGGCGATCTCGTGCGATCCAGGCTCGGGTCCCTGCGAGTTCCCGAGGACCGGACGAAGCTACTGCGTGGCAGAAGCCGGATGACGCGGTCGAACCGGCCCCGGGTGAGGCCATGTGCTGCTAACCTGCCCCGAGCACCTCGCGACCCAGAAAGACAGAGATGACGCAGCCCCCTGACAACCAGTTCCCCGGCCAGCAGTCGGGCCCCGGCTTCGAGCCTGGCCCCGATGCGCAGTCCGGAGCCCAGCACACCCCCAATCCTGAGGGCCCCGGGCAGCAGCCGGCGGGTGCCCCGTCCCAGCACTCGCAGGGACAGCCCCAGCAGCCGCAGGGCGGATACACGCAGCAGCCGCAGGGACAGCCCCAGCAGCCGCAGGGTGGCCCCGGCGACCCCTACGCCCAGCCGGCCGGTTACGGCCAGCCGCAGGGCTTCCAGCCGATGGCCGAGGAGCCGAAGAAGGGCGGGGTCCGCAAGATCCTCAGCACCATCCTCACCGTCGCGATCCTGGCGGCCGGCGCCTACTTCATGTGGCAGCGCTTCGCCTCCGACGCCGCCCTGAAGGCGGGCAACTGCCTGGAGATCAGCGAGGGCACCGAGGACCTCACGCACAAGGCGGTGGACTGCGACTCGACCGACAAGTACACCTACTACGTGACCGAGGTCATCGACGGTGACGCCGAGTGCGCCGAGGACGCCCTTGCCTACCTGTCCGTGTCCTCCGGCCGCTTCGGCACCAACGAGAAGACCGAGTCGACGACGTGC harbors:
- the uvrA gene encoding excinuclease ABC subunit UvrA codes for the protein MNDRLVVRGARVHNLKNVSLDLPRDSLIVFTGLSGSGKSSLAFDTIFAEGQRRYVESLSAYARMFLGQMDKPDVDFIEGLSPAVSIDQKSTSRNPRSTVGTITEVYDYLRLLFARIGVPHCEVCGAVIGRQTPQQIVDRLMALEEGTRFQILAPLIRGRKGEHAELFRQLVGDGYSRVRIDGETFPLTELPAIDKNRKHNIEVVVDRAVVRPNAKQRITESIETALGLAGGVVIADFVDLPADDPERERRFSEKMGCPNDHDVNIDELEPRQFSFNGPWGACPGCSGLGTLLDPDPELIIPNEDLSLDEGAIAPWSAATIKSHYEHVLTSLGEEHGFSMKTAWIDLTPAVRKLLLFGAKGNVVVRYRNRFGRVRSFSQKYEGVIPFIRRRYDEAETDAARDRWGGYMREINCPECGGARLKPSSLGVTVADRNIAQLADMSIGEAAEFLGELTLTDREAAIAERLIKEINARLKFLLDVGLDYLTLSRGAGTLSGGEAQRIRLATQIGSGLVGVLYVLDEPSIGLHQRDNLRLIETLHHLRDLGNTLIVVEHDEDTIRASDWAVDIGPGAGEGGGEVVVSGPVKELLTSKESLTGAYLSGRLAIPVPGVRRSGNGNQIVVKGAREHNLRGIDVSFPLGSLIAVTGVSGSGKSSLVNSILYTAAARAIYNAKAVPGKHKSLEGLEHIDKVIQVDQSPIGRTPRSNPATYTGVFDKIRNLFAQTPEAKVRGYQPGRFSFNVKGGRCENCMGDGTIKIEMNFLPDVYVPCEVCHGARYNRETLEVHYKGKTIAEVLDMPISEAVEFFAPISSIARYLKTLTEVGLGYVRLGQPATTLSGGEAQRVKLAAELQKRSTGRTLYVLDEPTTGLHFEDIRRLLTVLQRLVDAGNTVVTIEHNLDVIKSADHLIDMGPDGGSRGGTVVATGTPEEVAANKKSATGAFLKPILEG
- a CDS encoding LppU/SCO3897 family protein encodes the protein MTQPPDNQFPGQQSGPGFEPGPDAQSGAQHTPNPEGPGQQPAGAPSQHSQGQPQQPQGGYTQQPQGQPQQPQGGPGDPYAQPAGYGQPQGFQPMAEEPKKGGVRKILSTILTVAILAAGAYFMWQRFASDAALKAGNCLEISEGTEDLTHKAVDCDSTDKYTYYVTEVIDGDAECAEDALAYLSVSSGRFGTNEKTESTTCLVPNFVPDTCYTEVDGSLYEYRIEDCGTAEFKVTKVEEAATISCDAPAEPVQLAASNRSYCLAWNE
- a CDS encoding maleylpyruvate isomerase family mycothiol-dependent enzyme, whose amino-acid sequence is MPTNRAMFAEVVNAVRDHTALMLGTTISYSEEDWAAPTGLSGWTRSHVAAHLADGADAMFRVIKGLEDGAPIRMYDSAKAKHRAIELGALTSPLDLQIRLDTSASALQREFAALEGDTRPVTLRAGYRIPANQIPLARLGEVVLHHMDLGSHFTTADLTPDIAVELLAFNVERIGRRDDYPPLLLVADEGFEGSVGRAGSPTRMHGPAGDLVAWLVRGTESGRIYRSGDAGA